The stretch of DNA aatgcttatttatatgataagaaatgatggaagttacatttagaactatggagttacaatagtaattcaTTGTGTTTGAATAGAATTGAGTGGTagatatgattaatgcataatttattttattgaccagttataattttattttaatgtgtgagttaaatgtattgtgtttattggatcttaaatattgtttaaagcaattagaaagcaaataaaaaaaNNNNNNNNNNNNNNNNNNNNNNNNNNNNNNNNNNNNNNNNNNNNNNNNNNNNNNNNNNNNNNNNNNNNNNNNNNNNNNNNNNNNNNNNNNNNNNNNNNNNNNNNNNNNNNNNNNNNNNNNNNNNNNNNNNNNNNNNNNNNNNNNNNNNNNNNNNNNNNNNNNNNNNNNNNNNNNNNNNNNNNNNNNNNNNNNNNNNNNNNNNNNNNNNNNNNNNNNNNNNNNNNNNNNNNNNNNNNNNNNNNNNNNNNNNNNNNNNNNNNNNNNNNNNNNNNNNNNNNNNNNNNNNNNNNNNNNNNNNNNNNNNNNNNNNNNNNNNNNNNNNNNNNNNNNNNNNNNNNNNNNNNNNNNNNNNNNNNNNNNNNNNNNNNNNNNNNNNNNNNNNNNNNNNNNNNNNNNNNNNNNNNNNNNNNNNNNNNNNNNNNNNNNNNNNNNNNNNNNNNNNNNNNNNNNNNNNNNNNNNNNNNNNNNNNNNNNNNNNNNNNNNNNNNNNNNNNNNNNNNNNNNNNNNNNNNNNNNNNNNNNNNNNNNNNNNNNNNNNNNNNNNNNNNNNNNNNNNNNNNNNNNNNNNNNNNNNNNNNNNNNNNNNNNNNNNNNNNNNNNNNNNNNNNNNNNNNNNNNNNNNNNNNNNNNNNNNNNNNNNNNNNNNNNNNNNNNNNNNNNNNNNNNNNNNNNNNNNNNNNNNNNNNNNNNNNNNNNNNNNNNNNNNNNNNNNNNNNNNNNNNNNNNNNNNNNNNNNNNNNNNNNNNNNNNNNNNNNNNNNNNNNNNNNNNNNNNNNNNNNNNNNNNNNNNNNNNNNNNNNNNNNNNNNNNNNNNNNNNNNNNNNNNNNNNNNNNNNNNNNNNNNNNNNNNNNNNNNNNNNNNNNNNNNNNNNNNNNNNNNNNNNNNNNNNNNNNNNNNNNNNNNNNNNNNNNNNNNNNNNNNNNNNNNNNNNNNNNNNNNNNNNNNNNNNNNNNNNNNNNNNNNNNNNNNNNNNNNNNNNNNNNNNNNNNNNNNNNNNNNNNNNNNNNNNNNNNNNNNNNNNNNNNNNNNNNNNNNNNNNNNNNNNNNNNNNNNNNNNNNNNNNNNNNNNNNNNNNNNNNNNNNNNNNNNNNNNNNNNNNNNNNNNNNNNNNNNNNNNNNNNNNNNNNNNNNNNNNNNNNNNNNNNNNNNNNNNNNNNNNNNNNNNNNNNNNNNNNNNNNNNNNNNNNNNNNNNNNNNNNNNNNNNNNNNNNNNNNNNNNNNNNNNNNNNNNNNNNNNNNNNNNNNNNNNNNNNNNNNNNNNNNNNNNNNNNNNNNNNNNNNNNNNNNNNNNNNNNNNNNNNNNNNNNNNNNNNNNNNNNNNNNNNNNNNNNNNNNNNNNNNNNNNNNNNNNNNNNNNNNNNNNNNNNNNNNNNNNNNNNNNNNNNNNNNNNNNNNNNNNNNNNNNNNNNNNNNNNNNNNNNNNNNNNNNNNNNNNNNNNNNNNNNNNNNNNNNNNNNNNNNNNNNNNNNNNNNNNNNNNNNNNNNNNNNNNNNNNNNNNNNNNNNNNNNNNNNNNNNNNNNNNNNNNNNNNNNNNNNNNNNNNNNNNNNNNNNNNNNNNNNNNNNNNNNNNNNNNNaaaaaaaatacaaaacaaaacaaaacaaaacaaaaaagagatttgagagtagtggaagaagataagagaataaaagagtgatagactaagagaataagataatgagtatttataggaagagaaatgatgaaaaattacatttagaaaaatgaaagttacaattctaatttattgttttgttttaatacaattgattaatacaacttagtggagaaataaagttaatgcataatttatagggagaaactataaagatttcagttttatattatgtgagttaaatgtgaaaattaattattttaaatttgtgttttaatataacttttttttttgttaaaattgcattgccaaatggaccaataaggagagactgaaactctacttttatatatatgaataaatttcCAGGttttagtaacataattttgtttttaaaaaacccaACAGAGAAAACACCCATGAAAATACAAGCCCATCAGCTaaaacaattagggtttttttttttctttgaaaaggTGGCAGCATTGCCAGTTCATTCAGGCTCCTGTTGCTGACGACGGCGGTTTATTCAGGCAGCGGTTCACTTAGACTCAAGTTGCGGACGACGCGGTTCTCTTGGGCGACAGTAGACGAAGGCAGACGAAGACACACCATCATAGTAAATGTCAGTTGCCACTGTTGTAATTTTTTGGTTCCTTTGATAGattaatataaattcaaatgaccaaaaaaaacattagccaAAGGTCTTTAAGAGATGATTGGTTAGTGGCTGTGAGAACTTTTGCTTAATTACACAGCTTTTAGAGTTTGTTTTTATCTAGTGAGGCttctaagtttttcttttttttatttattttaaaagtgttaaaagtgtAACTGCTTTTTTGAGACAAAGTGTAACGGcttattctcttttttaataaaagttttaaaacccaactttttaaaagctatacaaaatattttatctcactttttagtttttgttcgATGGAATGATCACACAAGTATTACATCATCACCATTTTTGAGTAAGATTAAAGTATATCATCATGAACTAAAATGTGCATGAGATTCGTGTTTGAGCCTTTACTCTGCtattctaataatttttaaatttttaaaaaaggattaAGGTATATGACTCATGATTAAGGTATATGACGCAAATTTTGCGGACGAACATAAATACTCTCATATACCTTGTAAATTAGGAGTAAATtggtatatttttgttattgtgcTTTTTGCAATGTTAGGTgaagttacaaaaaaattaaaaagtgaaaaCTGAGAAAATGTGAATGATCGATCTCATTTgtcgaaaataaataaataaatgttttctcattttttgtaATTCAAATTAGTATGGAAACGAACGTTTTGGAAAATGACGCGCGAAAATATCATTGCCGATAAAAATAACggttatttttattcataaaatgtaaCTAATTTACATGATGagagaatttttctttttaatcatttggTAGATTCAGGAACTAAATTATGTTTGAATGAAATTGATAACTATCAAGACAATATCTCCATCAGTTACACCAGCTGTGGTCCTCCTTAAGTCcttataaatagaaaatgtgAAAACTCACTGTGTCCACACACACCTtcgaaatcagaagaaaaaagaaaaaaaacaagccaGGTTTGGGATTCTAGGGTTTAACGCCGCCATGGAAAAAAGGCAGAAGCAAGTAGTTCCCAGCCCAAGCAAGTCCCCAGCAAGAGAATACAAGAAGGAGATCCCAGCTGATATCTTGATCGACATAGTCTCAAGGTTGCCATTGAAAGACGTCGCAAGGTGTCGTTGTGTGTCGAAGCTCTGGTCTTGCATGCTTCGTCGTCGAGACTTCACCCAACTGTACCTGAAAGTGTCATCGGTTCGTCCGCGTATCTTATTCACCTTCCTATACAAGGGTAAGCGGATCTTGTACTCCTTGCCTCAGGATCTAGATCCAGACCAAGACTACCCCATTGTATATCCCCATTACCAGATGCAATTCCCTAAAGGTTTGGGTTCTTCAGATGAGGTGTGTCCATCTATACTTGGTTTCATCTGTACCAAATCTAGGAAGCCGATGATCTGTAACCCTAGCACAGGACAGTACATATCTTTACCCGTAACGACAACCAAGAGGAAACAGATGAGTAGACCCTATTTCGGGTATGATCCTATCGGCAAAGTCTTCAAGGTATTGAGTGTGTCTGATGATTATGTGTGTCGAGTTTCAACATTAGGAACAGGAGTAGTGACCTGGAAAAGGGTCGAATGTTCGATACCCCATCAACCGTTACATACTGAGGTATGCATTCATGGGGTGTTATATTATTTAGCTAAGCGCATGGGCCGTGGAACTCCACCAGGTTATATGGTCGTATGCTTTGATGTTGAATCGGAGAGGTTCAAGTTTCTAGATGTTGAGTTACCAATTTTGGGTTCAGCTCTCATAAACTACAAAGGTAACTTGGGCATATTGTTGCCAGATTCGGGTATTATATATGAAGGCACAGAAAGTTTTGAGCTGCGGGTTCTAGAGGATACTGATTATGAGGTCAAATGGTCGAACAATGTCTACATATTGCCATTTTATTGGAAGTATGCAGTTTCACATTCCTTCCTATACATTGCCGGGATGACTAGTGCAGGTGAAATTGTGTTGTCGACAAGCTTTCTAGTGGAGCCTTTCGAGGTGATCTACTACAATATTGTGGAGAATACCGTGGTAAGAATGGAAATCAGTTTCGGATTTGTAGATAAGAAGGCTCCCCCCCGCTCAAGGGTTTTGACTTTGGTAAACCATGTAGAGAATGTGGAGCTTATGGATTAGGAGTTTATAACATATAGCTCCGATCCCCTTCTATATAAGTTTGTGCTCTTAGTAGATACACCCTTATTGTTGTATCCATCTTGTATCAATGTTTGTTGAAACTTGTAAGCTTATGTTTTAGCTATTATATTtgaactttttctcttcttgaacAACCTATTTTTATCTTCGTAAATTTTACTATAACTAAACATAGAATTTGATCCATTGTCAGATTGTCTGATGAAAGAGAGGGCACACAACAAATTTGGTAACCTCAACCTGCACGCATGTAACAGTTAATTAATGATAATTCTCATCATTTATTTCTTCTCACCATCAAAcagttgatgatgatttttttttttttaatggaattaCCATAAGACTCTATGAGTTATCAGATCTACTGTCTAACGAAGCTTCCTCTatagaaagtagaaactaataaaatcaaaatttcgtATGTTCATAATTAATATCACAAATCAAGCTACAGGTAAACCCttcccagaaagaaaaaaaaaggtttaaatcTGGATCAGTTTCTCTTTAtcggaaagaaaaaacaacgcAAATAGGAAATTTGTACAACAGTTTATAGTTTCTTGTCGAACAAGAAGGCAAGACGATGACGAAGCCAAACATGGCTCATGAACCACTGGCCTTTCTCAGGATCTACATATAGAGCGTGCCCTGTACATTTGGTTCCCTGTTATCATATGTCTTTCGCCAAAAGTATGAGTTCTCCTTATGGTTGTGAGACTTGTGCCCATGTACGTGGGTCTCTTACTCTCTTTGTAGCCAAACTAGCAAGCCTAGGTACTAGTGTTGGATCTAGATACAAGCCTAAAAGCTAATTTAATTACGAAAAGAGTATTGCAACACACTTGTATTGCTTAAAAAATAGTTTAGCTTCCAATGTGGAATTCTAATACCCCTCCCTCAATGTCATGACTGGACATTTGGAATGTGAAATTTGTAGGACTGGACATCTACGAGTGATAACTCACTTTCAAAAAATATAGATCTTGTTTCTAATACAAAAGCTAGTTATGGGTTTAATTCATACCCAAAATTAGCTAAAGAGAGGAAGATTGTTACACGCTATATATGTTACCCATACAATATTTTATCTCCCGATTTGGAACTCTAATACTGGGATCCATAACCCTAGCACGTGAATGTACATCAGTTTACCTAGAGTGAGAAACAAGGTTGAGATgaaaatatttctgattttataataagaagctaaaatttaattaaaaacatctTAAAAACATTCTATTTCATAACCGAAAATCCAAATTATTTTTGATCTATTTAACTATTTATCTCCGTGAGTAAAAATCTTATCTCACAAAAAGATGGCTCTCAGCAAGTGTTGGTTGATCGTTTGATTAGACAGCGGTCTACCatgttcttcttattttttgatCCTTGAACCCGCAAATAGATTTGATAATTTTCAAGACtgtaaatcaaacaaatatgacaacatcatcatcatctttgagAAAAGATTAAGGTATAACactcataattttaaaatatattgatttttcaGTTGTTGGTCGAGTAACAAATATTTAGTActagtataaattataatttgtttgaattaaaaaaatcgaTGATTCAAATGTGCTTTCATTACAAACTAGAGAATGGatccgcacatacgtgcgggattaatttataaaaaaaactaagtttgtAATTAGGTTTGGACTATGCAGAGTTACATTTgtaaatgtatttattaaaaatgttattaacattcataatccaactttgtaccaatttattttcagtttggtttagaaaagaagatgattagatttaagtaaattaaaaaatagtaagagaatGATAGTATATCAGTTTATGTCTGTTTCGGAACCCGTCCTGTCCCATATACGGTATGTCctgtttttttatgttataaCCATAgttctaataatattttataaatttgagattgtatattttagtccaacaaaTAAGGAAGTAAGTAAAAGATTCGCAtccacataatattttatttgtaaatataattatttagtatagcatttataacataaacttatattggtttaccttcatcaaatttctaaatgtttgaaataataaccgcttcaccataaattttggattcacatgaaatttaatttaactatcgtaattttataatctcATCTTGATATACttatttcttgttctttttttctatgaaaattataatgttgtaattttataatttttcttcctACCCTAAAGAAATCAAAGTAACAAAAGAGAGCTTGTTaccctacaaaaaaaatcatttatacacataaaaatatgttgAAACCCCATAAGCCCCCAAATATATCaacctgcaacaacaacaacatttgaCGTAAATTGTCTTNNNNNNNNNNNNNNNNNNNNNNNNNNNNNNNNNNNNNNNNNNNNNNNNNNNNNNNNNNNNNNNNNNNNNNNNNNNNNNNNNNNNNNNNNNNNNNNNNNNNNNNNNNNNNNNNNNNNNNNNNNNNNNNNNNNNNNNNNNNNNNNNNNNNNNNNNNNNNNNNNNNNNNNNNNNNNNNNNNNNNNNNNNNNNNNNNNNNNNNNNNNNNNNNNNNNNNNNNNNNNNNNNNNNNNNNNNNNNNNNNNNNNNNNNNNNNNNNNNNNNNNNNNNNNNNNNNNNNNNNNNNNNNNNNNNNNNNNNNNNNNNNNNNNNNNNNNNNNNNNNNNNNNNNNNNNNNNNNNNNNNNNNNNNNNNNNNNNNNNNNNNNNNNNNNNNNNNNNNNNNNNNNNNNNNNNNNNNNNNNNNNNNNNNNNNNNNNNNNNNNNNNNNNNNNNNNNNNNNNNNNNNNNNNNNNNNNNNNNNNNNNNNNNNNNNNNNNNNNNNNNNNNNNNNNNNNNNNNNNNNNNNNNNNNNNNNNNNNNNNNNtagttttaataatattttataaatttgagattgtatattttagtccaacaaaTAAGGAAGTAAGTAAAAGATTTGCAtccacataatattttatttgtaaatataattatttagtatagcatttataacataaacttatattggtttaccttcatcaaatttctaaatgtttgaaataataaccgcttcaccataaattttggattcacatgaaatttaatttaactatcgtaattttataatctcATCTTGATATACttatttcttgttcttttttctatGAAACTTATAAtgttgtaattttataatttttcttcctACCCTAAAGAAATCAAAGTAACAAAAGAGAGCTTGTTACcctacaaaaaaatcatttatacacataaaaatatgttgAAACCCCATAAGCCCCCAAATATATCAACCTgcaataacaacaacatttgATGTAAATTGTCTTCACATCAAAAGTATATGTAGGATTATTACCATACTCCTTTATAACCATTTTACAATCACCAAAgcccaaaaataaataacaacaacGTTGTAAGTGGTGGATCCATTCGACTGAACATTAAGAGAAATAGAGGTgacacagaaaaaaaacatataccgGATTTAGAACAGTCCATCCGAGAGTACCAAACTCATTGAAACCATTAGTAAAATGACTATGAATAACTTACAATCTAAGCCGATCAACAACCTGCCATTGCCAACACAAATTCTCCTTggataatcatatataaagccAAACTCCAAGGCAAACGTCATAGGGAGTGACTtcgtaaaaccctaaaaatcacaagAATAAATCACATTAGTCTCTAAAACTTATATTAGCATAatgtttaatgaaaaaaaaatgataatagaGAGGAAGAGAGTACGTTACCATCGTTAAATTAAAAGTATTGACATATATTTGCCTTTATTTATAAGGAGAAGAAGTGTGTccaacaattttaacaaataaaacttaacaaaatatttgatatcaCCATTCAATATCTTAATTGTTTGTCAAAATCTATTTATTGTTTGTATCCAAATTCAAAAAGAATTATTTCTAGATATACATGATTTCTGTAATTAATGATTAATTACGCTAATATTATCAGATTTCTCCGTTTTTAGGTAATTCAAATTgataaatcttaacaaaatatttgatatcaCCATTCAATATCTTAATTGTTTGtcaaaatctatttattttttgtttccaaattcaaaaataattatttctagATATACATGATTTCTGTAATTAATGATTAATTACGCTAATATTATCAGATTTCTCCTTTTTAGGTAATTCAAATTGATAAAGATATGGGAAAGTCTCGGAAcatatttccatattttttattctcattaatcttttcattttatatattagaaatattacaaaattgatgataaatgttttaatataattatagtgTTCGTTTTtgtatagctatatatatatatatatatatNNNNNNNNNNNNNNNNNNNNNNNNNNNNNNNNNNNNNNNNNNNNNNNNNNNNNNNNNNNNNNNNNNNNNNNNNNNNNNNNNNNNNNNNNNNNNNNNNNNNNNNNNNNNNNNNNNNNNNNNNNNNNNNNNNNNNNNNNNNNNNNNNNNNNNNNNNNNNNNNNNNNNNNNNNNNNNNNNNNNNNNNNNNNNNNNNNNNNNNNNNNNNNNNNNNNNNNNNNNNNNNNNNNNNNNNNNNNNNNNNNNNNNNNNNNNNNNNNNNNNNNNNNNNNNNNNNNNNNNNNNNNNNNNNNNNNNNNNNNNNNNNNNNNNNNNNNNNNNNNNNNNNNNNNNNNNNNNNNNNNNNNNNNNNNNNNNNNNNNNNNNNNNNNNNNNNNNNNNNNNNNNNNNNNNNNNNNNNNNNNNNNNNNNNNNNNNNNNNNNNNNNNNNNNNNNNNNNNNNNNNNNNNNNNNNNNNNNNNNNNNNNNNNNNNNNNNNNNNNNNNNNNNNNNNNNNNNNNNNNNNNNNNNNNNNNNNNNNNNNNNNNNNNNNNNNNNNNNNNNNNNNNNNNNNNNNNNNNNNNNNNNNNNNNNNNNNNNNNNNNNNNNNNNNNNNNNNNNNNNNNNNNNNNNNNNNNNNNNNNNNNNNNNNNNNNNNNNNNNNNNNNNNNNNNNNNNNNNNNNNNNNNNNNNNNNNNNNNNNNNNNNNNNNNNNNNNNNNNNNNNNNNNNNNNNNNNNNNNNNNNNNNNNNNNNNNNNNNNNNNNNNNNNNNNNNNNNNNNNNNNNNNNNNNNNNNNNNNNNNNNNNNNNNNNNNNNNNNNNNNNNNNNNNNNNNNNNNNNNNNNNNNNNNNNNNNNNNNNNNNNNNNNNNNNNNNNNNNNNNNNNNNNNNNNNNNNNNNNNNNNNNNNNNNNNNNNNNNNNNNNNNNNNNNNNNNNNNNNNNNNNNNNNNNNNNNNNNNNNNNNNNNNNNNNNNNNNNNNNNNNNNNNNNNNNNNNNNNNNNNNNNNNNNNNNNNNNNNNNNNNNNNNNNNNNNNNNNNNNNNNNNNNNNNNNNNNNNNNNNNNNNNNNNNNNNNNNNNNNNNNNNNNNNNNNNNNNNNNNNNNNNNNNNNNNNNNNNNGCGAAAGTTTTGTCGAACGGATATTTTTCCAGAAGAAATCGAGAGTGCAGAAGAAGTTGTCGAAGAAATTAATGACGATGATAATGCTGAAGTACTTACAAcccaagaacaacaaagagaatatgccaatgagtggagagagacAATAGCATCAAACATGTGGACTGATTCACTTGAGAATACTACATaagagattatttttataagttctatttcttttataatttttgaattctattctctaggattttcaaatccactttctttgactttcaaatccacattatttgattttcaaatccatattatttgattttaaaatccatggattccatatggatttccaaatcttataaggatttcaaatccattaaaatcaaggatcCAATAACCCCCCTAAGTATCCTTCGTTATAACCAATTATGAAAAgagttaatcatttatttttttaataattgttaccattgttttagggaaatttaattattattttaattatgtaggCAAGTTGGtatgtttggcaacatggatatatgtcatgttttattgttttttttaatccctaagtgtacttcccaattaatagtatagataaaaAATAAGCAATTTACTAGTGAGAATATTAACTAAAGCCTCACAAGTTGAGTATACCAAGATATTTTTTGAGTGAAACAAATCCCTCACAAATTAATCTTtccatattaaatttaatttttcgCCTCTCAATATTTGTTCTCATATACCTCTTAAATTGATATAAATGGgtatgtattattttattatcgtGTTCTAAGCAGTTATAAGCtgtatcaaagaaaaaattttGTGAAAACGGAGAAAACATATACAGTATGATTTCTctcatttatcaaaaaaaaaaaagttaataaatgaTGTCTCTCTTTATTTATCATAGAAAGTACGATATATTACcgtttaaaatatatgaaacaaatttttttaaaaataacactGTCAAAAGATAATGGTTTTTACCCTGATGTttccatattatatatatctacatttgaaagaacttttttttttttttgggtatgttCATGATAAGGTAATATAGGTTTGGATGAACTTGAAAATTATCAAGACAATAATATCTCCATCTATCAGACCTGTGGTCCTCcttataaatagaaaatgttAGAAGTCACTGTGTCCAcacctccaaaaaaaaaaaaaaagtcatgtttGGGATTCTAGGGTTTAACGCCGCCATGGGAAAAAGGCAGAAGCAAGTAGTTCCCAGCCCAAGCAAGTCCCCACCAAGAGAAAACTTGAAGGAGATCCCAGCTGATGTCTTGGTTGACGTATTCTCAAGATTGCCATTGGAAGACGTTGCGAGGTGTCGTTGCGTGTCAAAGCACTGGTCGTTTGTACTGCGTCGTCAAGATTTCACCCAACTGTACCTGGAATTGTCATCGGCTCGGCCTCGTATCTTATTCACCTTCGTGCACGAGGGCAAGCGGATCTTCTACTCCATACCTCAGGATCTAGATCCAGACCGCGACTACTCCACTCCTATATCTCCCCATTACCAGATGCATTTTCCTATAAAGGTTTGGGTTCTTTTCATGATGCGTGTCCCTCTATACGTGGCTTCATCTGTAACAAATCTAGGAAGCCGATGATCTGTAACCCTAGCACAGGACAATACATATCTTTACCCATAGGGACAACCAGGGGAAATCAGATGAGACCCTATTTCGGATATGATCCTGTCGGCAAAGTCTTCAAGGTATTTTGCGTGTCCGATGATTTTGTGTGTCGAGTTGCAACATTAGGAACAGAAGTAGTGACCTGGAGAAGGGTCGAATGTTTGATACCCCATTGGTCTTTACATTCTGAGATATGTATCGACGGGGTGTTGTATTATTTGGCTGGGTGCTTGGAAGATGGAACTCGTCTAGGTTATAGGGTAGTATGCTTTGATGTTAAGTTGGAGAAATTGAAGTTTGTAAGTGGTGTTGTTGGGTCATTAATTATGTATTCATCTTTCATAAACTACCATGGTAAGCTGGGCATATTGTTTCCGAGTTCGAGTAACATGGAAAGTATTGATCTGTGGGTTCTAGCGGCTGTTGAAACCAAATTAGTGAAATGGTCGCATACTGTCCACGAATTCCCAgattgttggtttgattttgttgcCGATGTCGACATAAAGATTGCCGGGATGACTAGTGCAGGTGAAATCATACTCTCGACATGCTCTCTAGTGGAACCTTTCTACGTGTTCTAC from Camelina sativa cultivar DH55 chromosome 9, Cs, whole genome shotgun sequence encodes:
- the LOC109126546 gene encoding F-box protein At3g47030-like produces the protein MICNPSTGQYISLPIGTTRGNQMRPYFGYDPVGKVFKVFCVSDDFVCRVATLGTEVVTWRRVECLIPHWSLHSEICIDGVLYYLAGCLEDGTRLGYRVVCFDVKLEKLKFVSGVVGSLIMYSSFINYHGKLGILFPSSSNMESIDLWVLAAVETKLVKWSHTVHEFPDCWFDFVADVDIKIAGMTSAGEIILSTCSLVEPFYVFYFNVNKNTLVKVEIDFGIVAKKASNSKVSTLINHVENVELMD
- the LOC104711171 gene encoding F-box protein At3g47030-like, translated to MEKRQKQVVPSPSKSPAREYKKEIPADILIDIVSRLPLKDVARCRCVSKLWSCMLRRRDFTQLYLKVSSVRPRILFTFLYKGKRILYSLPQDLDPDQDYPIVYPHYQMQFPKGLGSSDEVCPSILGFICTKSRKPMICNPSTGQYISLPVTTTKRKQMSRPYFGYDPIGKVFKVLSVSDDYVCRVSTLGTGVVTWKRVECSIPHQPLHTEVCIHGVLYYLAKRMGRGTPPGYMVVCFDVESERFKFLDVELPILGSALINYKGNLGILLPDSGIIYEGTESFELRVLEDTDYEVKWSNNVYILPFYWKYAVSHSFLYIAGMTSAGEIVLSTSFLVEPFEVIYYNIVENTVVRMEISFGFVDKKAPPRSRVLTLVNHVENVELMD